In a single window of the Nicotiana tomentosiformis chromosome 8, ASM39032v3, whole genome shotgun sequence genome:
- the LOC104112508 gene encoding uncharacterized protein, whose translation MPNKTSVSSTHVPTHVPSNVPREPPVSRTIFHKDDYTHPFHPPCVHPSDVLGTSLVSTQFDGSGYGSWRRNVLVVLSIRNKLDFINGNFVRPPDGSPLEISRSVKYYEYAKDIWSELEERYGKADGARVFKLKKKLARISQGSLDIASYFNKIKQLWDEIASYRVRVCTCGGKANEDEEQKVYQFLMGLNDTYMQIRRNILMMKPLPSIGNTYRILLSVEKQRQVSSTSHISTTSASFNAAISKPPFPSKFNKRSPPPRRTTGHVETTKPNNPPAHGDSGTTDGFGGTGVCAMFGDQSSAISGLTKEQYS comes from the exons ATGCCAAACAAGACTTCTGTATCTTCTACACATGTACCTACTCACGTACCTTCTAATGTCCCTCGTGAGCCTCCTGTTTCTCGCACAATATTTCACAAGGATGACTATACTCACCCTTTCCATCCTCCGTGTGTTCATCCATCAGATGTGTTAGGAACTTCTCTTGTTTCTACTCAGTTTGATGGAAGTGGTTATGGTAGTTGGAGAAGGAATGTCCTAGTTGTCTTGTCGATTAGGAACAAACTTGATTTTATCAATGGGAATTTTGTGAGACCTCCAGATGGTTCTCCTCTT GAAATATCTCGAAGTGTAAAGTATTATGAATATGCTAAGGATATATGGTCAGAATTAGAAGAGAGATATGGAAAGGCAGATGGTGCTAGGGTATTTAAACTTAAAAAGAAATTAGCTCGCATTTCTCAGGGTTCCTTAGACATAGCATCTTACTTTAACAAAATTAAGCAATTGTGGGATGAGATAGCATCTTATCGAGTGAGGGTTTGTACTTGTGGGGGTAAGGCTAATGAAGATGAGGAACAAAAAGTATATCAATTCCTCATGGGCCTCAATGACACTTATATGCAAATTAGGAGAAATATCTTGATGATGAAGCCTCTCCCTTCTATTGGGAACACCTATAGAATCCTTTTATCTGTTGAAAAGCAGAGACAAGTTTCCTCTACATCTCATATTTCAACTACTTCTGCTTCATTCAATGCTGCAATATCTAAACCACCTTTCCCTTCCAAG TTCAACAAAAGATCTCCTCCTCCTCGCAGAACTACTGGTCATGTTGAGACTACTAAACCTAATAATCCACCTGCTCATGGTGATTCTGGTACTACTGATGGGTTTGGTGGTACTGGTGTTTGTGCTATGTTTGGTGATCAGTCCTCTGCCATCTCAGGACTCACCAAAGAACAATATTCTTAG